From the Bacteroidota bacterium genome, one window contains:
- a CDS encoding MBL fold metallo-hydrolase produces MLVQQFEDKNLAHYSYAILSQGEIALIDPGRNPKPYYDYAKKHEAKIIAVIETHPHADFVSSHKEIYEKTNATIYVSKLLSAEYPHETFDEGDALLIGESTLKALNTPGHSPDSISILALNEKGEQIAVFTGDTLFIGDCGRPDLREEAGAITATRAELAKQMYSSLRKKLMPLNDAVLIYPAHGAGSLCGKGLSAAGSSTIGAEKISNWSLQNVSEEKFVIELLTDQPFIPAYFPYNVGLNKIGAKNYKDSIKAVEKRAAVTCKNCAQTLHAEYAIIDTRPQKIFKKSHLKNAINLMNDTKFETWLGSIIKPEEPFYLIATSETELDELIARIAKIGYEAQIVQAFTLEYGDASMPEINTEALKQHPELFTILDIRNETEVKSAPIFSSALAIPLHQLRNRINEIPLEKPIVVHCAGGYRSAAGSTILKSKLNGSAEVYDLGEAIKEFQK; encoded by the coding sequence ATGCTCGTTCAACAATTTGAAGATAAAAATTTAGCGCATTACTCTTATGCTATTCTGAGTCAGGGTGAAATAGCCTTGATTGATCCGGGAAGAAATCCAAAGCCCTATTATGACTATGCAAAAAAACATGAAGCTAAAATTATTGCAGTTATTGAAACACATCCGCATGCAGACTTTGTGAGCAGCCACAAGGAAATTTATGAAAAAACAAATGCAACAATTTATGTTAGCAAGCTTCTGAGTGCCGAATATCCTCATGAAACATTTGATGAGGGAGATGCACTTTTAATTGGCGAAAGCACTCTAAAAGCGCTTAATACGCCGGGGCACTCACCCGATAGCATTAGTATTTTGGCACTAAATGAAAAGGGCGAACAAATCGCTGTTTTTACCGGTGATACTTTATTTATAGGAGATTGTGGACGACCAGATTTACGTGAAGAAGCCGGAGCAATAACAGCAACGAGAGCCGAATTGGCCAAACAAATGTACAGTTCATTACGAAAAAAATTAATGCCCTTAAATGATGCTGTACTTATTTATCCGGCACATGGAGCGGGTAGTTTATGTGGAAAAGGTTTAAGTGCAGCCGGAAGCAGTACAATTGGAGCAGAAAAAATAAGCAATTGGAGTCTACAAAATGTATCGGAAGAAAAATTTGTAATAGAATTATTAACTGACCAGCCCTTTATTCCAGCGTATTTCCCATATAATGTAGGGCTTAATAAAATAGGCGCAAAAAACTATAAAGATTCCATCAAAGCTGTTGAAAAAAGAGCTGCTGTAACATGCAAAAATTGCGCCCAAACGCTGCATGCAGAATACGCAATTATAGATACTCGACCACAAAAAATATTTAAAAAGTCGCATTTAAAAAACGCGATAAACTTAATGAACGATACCAAATTTGAAACTTGGTTGGGAAGCATCATCAAACCTGAAGAGCCCTTTTATTTAATCGCGACGAGCGAAACCGAATTAGATGAACTGATTGCCAGGATTGCGAAGATTGGTTATGAGGCTCAAATTGTTCAAGCGTTTACACTCGAGTATGGGGATGCTAGCATGCCGGAAATCAATACCGAGGCACTAAAGCAACATCCTGAATTATTTACCATTCTTGATATTAGAAATGAGACAGAAGTTAAAAGTGCTCCCATTTTTTCAAGTGCATTAGCCATACCCTTGCATCAATTAAGAAACCGAATAAACGAAATACCCTTGGAAAAACCAATCGTAGTGCATTGTGCCGGAGGGTATAGAAGTGCAGCGGGAAGTACGATTTTAAAATCAAAATTAAATGGCAGCGCTGAGGTTTATGATTTAGGCGAAGCGATAAAAGAATTTCAAAAATGA
- a CDS encoding rhodanese-like domain-containing protein has translation MDIEKIIKEKSGTILDVRTQGEFMGGHVVGSINIPLQDLSLKMDELKQLKTPLILCCASGNRSGMAQQILSNEGLECYNGGSWMDVNYFQS, from the coding sequence ATGGACATCGAAAAGATTATAAAAGAAAAAAGCGGCACTATACTGGATGTGCGTACCCAGGGCGAATTCATGGGCGGACACGTTGTGGGCTCAATTAACATCCCACTGCAGGATCTTTCCCTTAAAATGGATGAATTAAAGCAATTAAAAACGCCACTTATACTTTGTTGTGCATCCGGTAACCGAAGTGGCATGGCGCAGCAAATACTTAGCAATGAAGGCTTAGAGTGCTACAATGGGGGATCTTGGATGGATGTAAACTATTTTCAATCTTAA
- a CDS encoding thioredoxin — translation MKYPFSLSIFVLFFLVSCSNLQSQNSKTNLSASEFSEKIKQLSDALIVDVRTPEEFEKGHLVNAKNIDWNNDNFDSEIAYLDKTKPVFVYCLSGGRSSSAANKMRNDGFKEVYELKGGIMKWRAAKLPETTKNSNAGMSKAQFDALLDGDKLVLIDFYADWCVPCKKMKPFLEEISKEQEDKLILIRINADDNQALCKELKIDALPVLQLYKNKSLLWNHQGFIEKNEILKALEEQASK, via the coding sequence ATGAAGTATCCATTTTCCTTATCCATTTTTGTGCTATTTTTCCTTGTAAGTTGTTCTAATTTGCAATCGCAAAACAGTAAGACAAACCTTAGCGCTTCTGAGTTTTCAGAAAAAATAAAACAACTTTCAGATGCTCTTATTGTGGATGTGCGCACTCCCGAAGAATTTGAAAAGGGGCATCTTGTAAACGCTAAAAACATCGACTGGAACAACGATAACTTTGATAGTGAAATTGCTTACTTGGATAAAACAAAACCCGTTTTTGTATACTGTCTTAGTGGCGGAAGAAGTTCATCGGCAGCAAATAAAATGCGGAATGATGGATTTAAAGAGGTGTATGAATTGAAAGGTGGAATTATGAAATGGCGTGCAGCCAAACTTCCCGAAACAACAAAAAACAGTAATGCGGGAATGAGTAAAGCTCAATTTGATGCATTACTCGACGGCGACAAATTAGTGTTGATTGATTTTTATGCAGATTGGTGTGTTCCTTGCAAAAAAATGAAACCTTTCTTGGAAGAAATTTCTAAAGAGCAAGAAGATAAATTGATATTAATCCGAATTAACGCAGATGATAATCAGGCTTTGTGCAAAGAGTTAAAGATTGATGCTTTGCCTGTTTTGCAGCTTTATAAGAATAAATCACTGCTTTGGAATCATCAAGGATTTATCGAAAAAAATGAAATTCTGAAAGCGCTCGAGGAGCAAGCATCAAAATAA
- a CDS encoding M48 family metallopeptidase, translating into MLKRIAYLLLLSNICFAQQNLKENYKPLKSSGLLPDVFTQNIRSVISEDISVLNHNEDKDKSLRRNYLTAANYEIAKIVKSGNTLVNDEVSVYLNKIADIILKDNPTLRKELHIYALKSAVVNAYSYDKGYIFIDIGLISQLESEAQLAYVLCHEISHYTKKHNINSYVQNHKIENNNYNGKDNEDRLIEKCQYSKEKESEADLEGFKLFEATKYDFLQAEKAFDVLQYAHLPFELVEFNKAFFETEHYKIPNRYLLKEFSSIRNNSSEDDSKQTHPNTAKRKQAIANLVASRNNADKVDYLIGKTEFQYIRDIARMELCRLYLKNRDYPNALYAGYILAEKYPDNQYLAEVISKCLYALTLLNNSEISYDKDSYLEDGIPSYKEIESYPQQIYYLIKKMPSNEWTMMSLNYVYRKHKKFPENKRLESYSDSLFKFLSHSKWGIVDFVRLQKREATADAIRDSLAAQKIASTSKTEMIANIQKENNFKNYDTAYYKEMFLDLFISDTEFVGKFPTHSSIDKDAENTSSNFEIRKTSRSKRKIAKAPIPINTNPTTDKVLLLESFYLKIDKSQVDEAVQYITSDEKQKELKLIIDRCAAKQNFKLVTLDPDLISAQEVDKMNDYSIVSDWLAEKYDCSDCARQTIFCTNDIDQIIDKYQTRYILKFGIINYKPKKGKRQTYYYSFAFDLKTNELVYKKSEYFKHRDSFDFLNGKVYQTLYELKHQK; encoded by the coding sequence ATGCTAAAAAGAATTGCATATCTGTTATTACTAAGCAATATTTGCTTCGCACAGCAAAATTTGAAAGAGAATTACAAACCCCTAAAATCATCGGGTTTGCTTCCAGACGTATTTACCCAAAATATACGCTCAGTGATCAGTGAAGATATTAGCGTCCTCAACCATAATGAAGACAAGGATAAATCGCTTCGACGAAATTATCTAACGGCAGCAAACTATGAGATTGCGAAAATTGTAAAGAGTGGAAATACGCTTGTGAATGACGAGGTATCGGTTTACCTGAATAAAATTGCCGATATCATTTTAAAAGATAATCCCACACTTAGGAAGGAACTGCATATCTATGCCCTCAAATCGGCTGTAGTGAATGCTTACAGCTATGATAAAGGATATATTTTTATTGACATTGGATTAATTTCCCAATTGGAATCGGAAGCCCAGCTTGCCTATGTATTGTGTCACGAAATCTCCCACTATACCAAAAAGCACAACATCAATTCGTATGTGCAAAACCATAAAATCGAAAATAACAATTACAACGGAAAGGACAATGAAGACAGACTGATTGAAAAATGTCAGTATTCAAAAGAAAAGGAAAGCGAAGCTGATCTGGAAGGATTTAAATTATTTGAGGCAACGAAATATGATTTTTTGCAGGCTGAAAAAGCTTTTGATGTTTTGCAATATGCCCATCTTCCATTTGAGTTGGTAGAGTTTAATAAGGCATTTTTTGAAACTGAACATTATAAGATTCCTAACCGCTACCTCTTAAAGGAGTTTTCCTCCATTCGAAACAATTCAAGTGAAGACGATTCCAAGCAAACCCATCCTAATACAGCGAAGAGAAAACAGGCCATTGCCAATTTAGTTGCTTCCCGAAATAATGCCGACAAGGTTGATTACCTGATTGGAAAAACGGAATTTCAATACATCAGAGACATTGCCAGAATGGAACTGTGCCGCTTGTATTTGAAAAACCGGGATTACCCCAATGCCTTGTATGCGGGCTATATTTTAGCAGAAAAATATCCCGACAACCAATACCTGGCTGAAGTTATTTCAAAATGCTTGTATGCATTAACCTTGCTAAATAATTCAGAAATCAGTTACGATAAGGATTCTTATCTGGAAGATGGCATTCCGAGCTATAAAGAAATTGAAAGTTACCCGCAACAAATTTATTACCTCATCAAAAAAATGCCGTCCAATGAATGGACGATGATGTCGCTCAATTATGTGTACAGAAAACACAAAAAATTTCCTGAAAACAAAAGATTGGAAAGCTATTCCGATAGCTTATTTAAATTCTTGTCGCATTCCAAATGGGGGATTGTTGATTTTGTGCGCTTGCAAAAAAGAGAGGCTACAGCAGATGCCATTCGAGATTCACTAGCCGCTCAAAAAATTGCTTCAACTTCTAAAACTGAAATGATAGCCAATATTCAAAAGGAGAATAATTTTAAAAATTACGACACGGCTTATTACAAGGAAATGTTTCTGGATTTATTCATAAGCGATACCGAATTTGTTGGCAAATTTCCGACACATAGCAGTATTGATAAGGATGCAGAAAATACATCTTCCAATTTTGAAATAAGGAAAACCAGTCGTTCTAAAAGAAAAATAGCAAAAGCGCCTATCCCGATTAACACCAACCCAACTACTGATAAAGTACTTTTACTGGAATCTTTTTATTTAAAAATTGACAAGTCACAGGTCGATGAAGCGGTACAATATATTACCTCAGACGAGAAACAAAAGGAATTAAAATTGATCATTGACCGTTGCGCGGCAAAGCAAAATTTCAAACTCGTTACCCTCGACCCCGATTTAATTTCAGCTCAGGAGGTCGACAAAATGAATGATTATTCCATCGTCTCAGATTGGCTTGCAGAAAAATATGACTGCAGCGATTGTGCGAGGCAGACAATTTTTTGTACCAATGATATCGATCAAATTATTGATAAATATCAAACGCGTTATATCTTGAAATTTGGAATAATAAATTACAAACCCAAGAAAGGAAAACGGCAAACCTATTATTACAGTTTTGCTTTCGACCTCAAAACAAATGAATTGGTATATAAGAAATCAGAATATTTCAAACACCGTGATTCCTTTGATTTTTTAAATGGAAAAGTGTACCAAACCCTTTATGAATTAAAACATCAGAAATAA
- a CDS encoding DUF983 domain-containing protein, producing the protein MLLKNILYSTLWNKCPKCHQTNVFIYKNPYNLSHMSELHPICKNCGEKYEKEPGAFYGAMYVSYGLMVGWFVLCWAANSFYFEIETFNFLAFVIGSIILFMPVTFRISRLLWLNIFIRFDKAKAKATSKLT; encoded by the coding sequence ATGCTTCTTAAAAACATATTGTATTCCACTCTATGGAATAAATGTCCTAAATGCCATCAAACGAATGTATTCATCTATAAAAACCCTTACAATTTAAGTCACATGAGTGAATTACACCCGATATGCAAAAATTGTGGTGAAAAGTACGAAAAGGAGCCCGGCGCTTTTTATGGTGCCATGTATGTGAGTTATGGCCTAATGGTAGGATGGTTTGTACTGTGTTGGGCGGCAAACTCTTTTTATTTTGAAATAGAGACATTTAATTTTTTAGCTTTTGTAATTGGAAGTATTATTCTATTTATGCCTGTTACTTTCCGCATTTCTCGCCTATTATGGCTAAATATTTTTATTCGATTCGATAAAGCCAAGGCAAAAGCAACCTCCAAATTAACTTAA
- a CDS encoding rhodanese-like domain-containing protein, whose protein sequence is MINTLKQLLGIGPKINFAELVKNGAIIVDVRSKGEYGGGHIKGSLNIPLDQLSKNLSKLKDKNAPVITCCASGMRSASAKGILKSNGYKEVHNGGGWMSLQNKIR, encoded by the coding sequence ATGATAAACACGTTAAAACAATTGTTAGGGATTGGCCCGAAAATAAATTTCGCCGAATTGGTTAAAAATGGTGCAATCATCGTGGATGTGAGAAGCAAAGGAGAGTACGGTGGCGGTCATATAAAAGGTTCGTTAAATATTCCGTTGGATCAATTGAGCAAGAATCTTTCAAAATTAAAAGATAAAAATGCTCCGGTAATAACGTGCTGTGCTTCCGGCATGCGAAGCGCTTCAGCAAAAGGAATTTTAAAATCAAACGGCTATAAAGAAGTGCACAATGGAGGCGGATGGATGAGTTTGCAAAACAAAATCAGATGA
- the trxA gene encoding thioredoxin — MTLKFADIINSSTPTLVDFSAEWCGPCKMMKPILDELKTELGESTHILKVDVDKNPKAAAAYQIQGVPTLILFQNGKIKWRQSGVVPAGELKKIILNHTTHAS, encoded by the coding sequence ATGACACTAAAATTTGCGGATATAATAAATAGTTCAACGCCTACCTTGGTAGACTTTTCGGCCGAATGGTGTGGTCCTTGCAAAATGATGAAACCTATTTTGGATGAATTAAAAACAGAATTAGGCGAATCCACACATATACTAAAAGTTGATGTAGATAAGAATCCAAAAGCAGCAGCTGCCTATCAAATACAAGGAGTTCCAACACTTATATTATTCCAAAATGGAAAAATAAAATGGAGACAATCCGGAGTTGTGCCGGCTGGAGAATTAAAAAAAATTATACTAAACCACACCACCCATGCTTCTTAA